A single genomic interval of Arachis duranensis cultivar V14167 chromosome 7, aradu.V14167.gnm2.J7QH, whole genome shotgun sequence harbors:
- the LOC127740545 gene encoding photosystem I P700 chlorophyll a apoprotein A2, protein MIRKKNWVKRKRHFGVLSTICLCRRRSCIFLGLRTNGDLYTGALFLLFLSAISLIAGWLHLQPKWKPSVSWFKNAESRLNHHLSGLFGVSSLAWTGHLVHVAIPGARGEYVRWNNFLGVLPHPQGLGPLFTGQWNLYAQNPDSSSHLFGTPQGAGTAILTLLGGFHPQTQSLWLTDIAHHHLAIAILFLIAGHMYRTNFGIGHSIKEILEAHIPPGGRLGRGHKGLYDTINNSLHFQLGLALASLGVITSLVAQHMYSLPAYAFIAQDFTTQAALYTHHQYIAGFIMTGAFAHGAIFFIRDYNPEQNEDNVLARMLDHKEAIISHLSWASLFLGFHTLGLYVHNDVMLAFGTPEKQILIEPIFAQWIQSAHGKTSYGFDVLLSSTNSPAFNAGRSIWLPGWLNAINESSNSLFLTIGPGDFLVHHAIALGLHTTTLILVKGALDARGSKLMPDKKDFGYSFPCDGPGRGGTCDISAWDAFYLAVFWMLNTIGWVTFYWHWKHITLWQGNISQFNESSTYLMGWLRDYLWLNSSQLINGYNPFGMNSLSVWAWMFLFGHLVWATGFMFLISWRGYWQELIETLAWAHERTPLANLIRWRDKPVALSIVQARLVGLAHFSVGYIFTYAAFLIASTSGKFG, encoded by the coding sequence AtgataaggaaaaaaaattgggtcaaaagaAAACGCCATTTTGGAGTTTTATCAACAATTTGCTTGTGTAGGCGGAGATCCTGTATTTTCCTCGGTTTACGTACTAATGGGGATCTTTATACTGGAgctctttttctattatttctttCAGCCATATCCTTAATAGCGGGGTGGTTACACCTACAACCGAAATGGAAACCGAGCGTTTCTTGGTTTAAAAATGCCGAATCCCGTCTTAATCATCATTTGTCAGGACTATTCGGAGTCAGTTCCTTGGCTTGGACAGGACATTTAGTTCATGTCGCTATTCCAGGAGCTAGAGGGGAATACGTTCGATGGAATAATTTTTTAGGTGTATTGCCACATCCTCAAGGATTAGGTCCACTTTTTACAGGCCAGTGGAATCTTTATGCTCAAAACCCAGATTCCAGTAGTCATTTATTTGGTACCCCTCAGGGAGCAGGAACTGCCATTCTAACACTTCTTGGGGGATTCCATCCACAAACGCAAAGCTTATGGCTGACCGATATTGCGCACCATCATTTAGCTATTGCGATTCTTTTCCTGATAGCTGGTCACATGTATAGAACCAACTTCGGGATTGGCCACAGTATAAAAGAGATCTTAGAAGCACACATTCCTCCAGGGGGTAGATTGGGGCGTGGACATAAGGGTCTTTATGACACAATCAATAATTCACttcattttcaattaggtcttgCTCTAGCCTCTTTAGGAGTTATTACTTCCTTGGTAGCTCAACACATGTACTCTTTACCTGCTTATGCGTTTATAGCGCAAGATTTTACTACTCAAGCGGCGTTATATACTCATCATCAATACATCGCAGGATTCATTATGACAGGAGCTTTTGCTCATGgagctatattttttattagagatTACAATCCAGAACAAAACGAGGATAATGTATTGGCAAGAATGTTAGACCACAAAGAAGCTATAATATCGCATTTAAGTTGGGCCAGCCTGTTTCTGGGGTTCCATACTTTGGGACTTTATGTCCATAATGATGTCATGCTTGCTTTTGGCACTCCggaaaaacaaatcttgatCGAACCCATATTTGCCCAATGGATACAATCTGCGCATGGTAAAACTTCATACGGCTTCGATGTACTGTTATCTTCAACGAATAGTCCGGCGTTCAATGCGGGGCGAAGCATATGGTTGCCCGGTTGGTTAAATGCTATAAATGAGAGTAGTAATTCTCTATTCTTAACAATAGGACCCGGAGATTTCTTAGTTCATCATGCTATTGCTCTAGGTTTACATACAACTACATTGATCTTAGTAAAAGGTGCTTTGGATGCACGTGGTTCCAAGTTAATGCcagataaaaaagattttggttatagttttcCTTGCGATGGTCCGGGACGAGGTGGTACTTGTGATATTTCGGCTTGGGACGCATTTTATTTGGCAGTTTTCTGGATGTTAAATACGATTGGCTGGGTTACTTTTTACTGGCATTGGAAACACATTACACTATGGCAGGGTAATATCTCACAGTTTAATGAATCTTCTACCTATTTGATGGGATGGTTAAGAGATTATCTATGGTTAAACTCTTCACAACTTATCAATGGATATAACCCCTTTGGTATGAATAGTTTATCCGTCTGGGCATGGATGTTCTTATTTGGACATCTTGTTTGGGCTACTGGATTTATGTTCTTAATCTCCTGGCGCGGATATTGGCAGGAATTGATTGAAACTTTAGCATGGGCTCATGAACGCACACCTTTGGCTAATTTGATTCGCTGGAGAGATAAACCAGTGGCTCTTTCCATTGTGCAAGCGAGATTGGTTGGATTAGCCCACTTTTCTGTAGGTTATATATTTACTTATGCAGCGTTCTTGATTGCCTCTACATCGGGCAAATTTggttaa
- the LOC127740653 gene encoding 30S ribosomal protein S4, chloroplastic, with amino-acid sequence MSRYRGPRFKKIRRLGTLPGLTSKKPTVGSEFRNQSRSGKKSQYRIRLEEKQKLRFHYGLTERQLLKYIRIAGKAKGSTGQVLLQLLEMRLDNILFRLGMASTIPQARQLVNHKHVLVNGRIVDIPSYRCKPQDIITAKDEQKSKALIQNSLDSAPREELPNHLTLHPFQYKGLVNQIIDSQWVGLKINELLVVEYYSRQT; translated from the coding sequence ATGTCACGCTACAGAGGGCCTCGTTTCAAAAAAATACGCCGTCTGGGGACTTTACCTGGACTAACTAGTAAAAAGCCTACAGTCGGAAGCGAATTTAGAAACCAATCACGCTCCGGTAAAAAATCTCAATATCGTATTcgtttagaagaaaaacaaaaattgcgTTTTCATTATGGTCTTACAGAACGCCAATTGCTTAAATACATTCGTATCGCCGGAAAAGCCAAGGGGTCAACCGGTCAGGTTTTACTACAATTACTTGAAATGCGTTTGGATAACATACTTTTTAGATTGGGTATGGCTTCGACTATTCCTCAAGCCCGCCAATTAGTTAACCATAAACATGTTTTAGTTAATGGTCGTATAGTAGATATACCAAGTTATCGCTGCAAACCTCAAGATATTATTACAGCGAAAGATGAACAAAAATCGAAAGCTCTGATTCAAAATTCTCTGGATTCAGCCCCACGTGAGGAATTGCCAAACCATTTAACCCTTCATCCATTCCAATATAAAGGATtagtaaatcaaataatagaTAGTCAATGGGTTGGTTTGAAAATCAACGAATTGCTGGTTGTAGAATATTATTCTCGTCAGACTTAA